In the genome of Actinomycetes bacterium, one region contains:
- a CDS encoding TlyA family RNA methyltransferase: protein MAGTRRRLDRELVRRGLAQSGEEAKRFIAAGRVTVGGMVADKPARMVLDSDPVVVRAPAGEEYASRGGHKLAGALRDFSSRGLAPVTGRSCLDAGASTGGFTDVLLRAGAKQVIAVDVGYGQLVWRLQSDERVVVMDRTNVRHLQPGDIPAVPSLVVADLSFISLALVLPALTAVVAADGDLVVMVKPQFEVGREGIGKGGVVTDPDQRAAAVWRISEAAAELGWGARAIAASQLPGPAGNREFFLWLRRGDAALDRDEVATICDKATTL from the coding sequence ATGGCCGGCACCAGACGGCGGCTAGATAGGGAACTCGTTCGTCGTGGCTTGGCCCAATCCGGCGAGGAGGCGAAGCGTTTCATTGCCGCAGGCAGAGTAACCGTGGGTGGCATGGTGGCTGACAAGCCGGCTCGCATGGTGTTGGACAGCGACCCAGTTGTCGTGCGGGCACCGGCAGGTGAGGAGTACGCCTCTCGTGGTGGCCACAAGTTGGCCGGAGCGCTGCGAGACTTCAGCAGCAGGGGACTAGCCCCAGTCACTGGCCGCAGTTGTTTGGATGCCGGAGCATCCACGGGTGGCTTCACCGATGTGTTGTTGCGAGCGGGTGCTAAACAAGTCATCGCGGTCGATGTCGGATACGGCCAACTGGTCTGGCGATTGCAGTCAGATGAGCGCGTAGTCGTGATGGACCGCACCAACGTGCGCCATCTGCAGCCAGGGGACATCCCAGCGGTCCCATCGCTAGTTGTAGCTGACCTCTCGTTTATCTCGCTGGCACTGGTGCTGCCAGCACTGACCGCAGTTGTCGCTGCCGATGGCGATCTCGTGGTCATGGTCAAACCGCAGTTCGAGGTCGGTCGGGAGGGAATCGGCAAAGGGGGAGTAGTCACCGATCCTGATCAGCGCGCTGCTGCTGTGTGGCGAATTAGCGAGGCGGCAGCGGAGTTGGGTTGGGGCGCACGAGCGATCGCTGCCAGCCAGCTGCCCGGTCCGGCGGGAAACCGCGAGTTCTTTCTCTGGCTACGGCGGGGTGACGCAGCGCTGGATCGTGACGAAGTCGCCACAATCTGCGACAAGGCTACGACTTTGTAA
- a CDS encoding ABC transporter substrate-binding protein — MARKKKTLRVAVVAGAFALALAGCSSSDSSDDGADSGGNSSPKDGVLKVGTVLPQTGSLAFLGPPEFAGVNLAKKEINEAGGVLGKPIEVFEGDSSDTSTNIASTTSDQMIQRGADVIVGAASSSVSLSIIDKITSAGVLQISPANTSPELSTYDDNGLYWRTAPPDTFQGQVLAEVVTGANVSKPAVLVLQDSYGEGLAGNFQSNFEEAGGTLAGDPIFYDPKAATFDAEVGQAKALNPDGIVLIGFEESKKIIQELIKQGIGPDKTQLFLVDGNLSNSLGKGLPNGILAGTLGTLPGAQATGDFQEALVSVDPKLEDFAYAPESYDAVVTTALAAIAADSDAGPDIASKMVEVTSGGEPCLSFAECAGFLEEGKDIDYNGQSGPIDFQSNGDPGAAVMGIYKFGDNNQYKSDDFIEGTVPPVPTS; from the coding sequence ATGGCTCGCAAAAAGAAAACACTGCGGGTAGCAGTAGTCGCGGGAGCGTTTGCTCTTGCACTAGCTGGCTGCTCGAGCAGTGACAGTAGTGATGATGGGGCCGATTCGGGTGGTAACTCGTCGCCTAAGGATGGGGTGCTGAAGGTCGGTACGGTTCTGCCGCAGACCGGCTCGCTGGCATTCCTCGGCCCACCGGAGTTCGCTGGCGTCAATCTCGCTAAGAAGGAGATTAACGAGGCTGGCGGCGTGCTGGGCAAGCCGATTGAGGTGTTCGAGGGTGACTCGAGCGATACCTCCACCAACATCGCGTCAACCACCTCGGATCAGATGATCCAGCGTGGTGCTGACGTGATCGTGGGTGCTGCTTCCTCGTCGGTGTCGCTTTCGATCATCGACAAGATCACCAGCGCTGGTGTACTGCAGATTTCACCTGCAAACACCTCACCAGAGTTGAGCACTTACGACGACAACGGCCTGTACTGGCGTACAGCTCCGCCGGACACCTTCCAGGGCCAGGTCCTGGCTGAGGTTGTCACCGGAGCCAACGTCTCCAAGCCGGCCGTACTGGTACTGCAGGACTCCTACGGCGAAGGCCTCGCGGGGAACTTCCAGTCCAACTTCGAAGAAGCTGGCGGAACTCTCGCCGGTGACCCGATCTTCTACGACCCGAAGGCCGCAACCTTCGACGCAGAGGTCGGTCAGGCCAAGGCCTTGAACCCCGACGGCATCGTGCTGATCGGCTTCGAAGAGTCCAAGAAGATCATTCAGGAGCTGATCAAGCAGGGCATCGGTCCTGACAAGACGCAGCTGTTCCTGGTGGACGGTAACCTGTCGAACTCACTGGGCAAGGGTCTGCCAAACGGCATCCTGGCCGGTACGTTAGGCACCCTGCCGGGCGCACAGGCCACTGGAGACTTCCAGGAGGCGCTGGTGTCTGTTGATCCCAAGTTGGAAGACTTCGCGTACGCACCGGAGTCCTACGACGCGGTTGTGACCACTGCGCTGGCTGCCATTGCGGCTGACAGCGACGCTGGTCCGGATATTGCCAGCAAGATGGTCGAGGTGACCTCTGGTGGCGAGCCGTGCCTAAGCTTCGCTGAGTGCGCCGGGTTCCTGGAAGAGGGCAAGGACATTGACTACAACGGTCAGTCCGGTCCGATTGACTTCCAGAGCAACGGCGACCCAGGCGCTGCTGTCATGGGTATCTATAAGTTCGGTGATAACAACCAGTACAAGTCGGATGACTTCATCGAGGGCACGGTGCCCCCGGTGCCGACTTCCTGA
- a CDS encoding CoA transferase, whose amino-acid sequence MRSRYAGVMPDSAPLAGIRVLDAGTFIAAPFAATVLSEFGAEVIKIENPKNGDPWRNYGTATNRDGDTLAWLSEARNRSSLPLDLRQPQGAEIFRALVEHSDVVCENFRPGTLERWGLGWEELSARNPGLILLRVSGFGQTGPYRSRPGFARIAQAFGGLTHLAGMPDGPPVTPGSTSLADYTSGLYGAIGVLLALRERDRSGRGQVVDVALYESIFRLLDELAPAYAATGTVRDREGTGTALACPHGHFPTADDRWVAIACTSDRMFERLTVVMQRPDLLERFRFAPDRLAHRAEVEQAVTDFTRSRQRGELLRICEAGDVPCGPINTIADIFDDPQVAARGNLQQLHDTEAGDVVVPGVVPSLSRTPGAITSLGPAKAAGATRILTELLDLSADQIAELRDAGVIDTE is encoded by the coding sequence ATGCGGTCCCGCTACGCTGGCGTGATGCCCGATTCCGCACCATTGGCCGGTATTAGGGTTCTTGACGCGGGCACCTTCATCGCCGCTCCATTCGCCGCCACTGTGCTCAGCGAGTTCGGGGCTGAGGTCATCAAGATTGAGAACCCCAAAAACGGCGATCCGTGGCGCAACTACGGCACCGCCACCAACCGAGACGGTGACACCCTGGCATGGCTATCGGAGGCCCGTAATCGCTCCTCACTTCCGCTGGATCTTCGCCAACCGCAAGGAGCGGAAATCTTTCGGGCACTCGTGGAACACAGCGACGTCGTGTGCGAGAACTTCCGACCGGGGACTCTGGAGCGATGGGGATTGGGTTGGGAGGAACTCAGCGCACGCAACCCCGGATTGATCCTGCTGCGGGTTTCTGGCTTTGGCCAAACTGGACCCTATCGATCTCGGCCTGGGTTCGCCCGGATCGCGCAGGCTTTCGGTGGTTTGACTCACTTGGCCGGAATGCCTGACGGTCCGCCAGTCACCCCCGGTTCCACCTCGCTGGCGGATTACACCTCCGGACTATACGGCGCCATCGGCGTCCTGCTCGCACTCCGTGAGCGTGACCGATCTGGACGAGGCCAAGTGGTCGATGTCGCACTCTACGAAAGCATCTTTCGGCTGCTCGATGAGCTCGCACCTGCTTATGCAGCTACTGGCACCGTTCGGGACCGGGAAGGAACGGGCACAGCGTTGGCCTGTCCCCACGGTCACTTCCCCACCGCTGATGATCGCTGGGTCGCGATCGCCTGCACCTCAGATCGGATGTTTGAGCGCCTGACTGTGGTGATGCAGCGCCCTGACTTACTCGAACGCTTTCGATTCGCCCCCGATCGGCTTGCCCACCGAGCCGAGGTGGAACAGGCGGTCACCGACTTCACTCGCAGCCGGCAGCGGGGTGAACTACTGCGGATCTGCGAAGCCGGTGACGTTCCCTGCGGTCCCATCAACACAATCGCGGACATCTTCGATGACCCACAGGTCGCGGCACGAGGAAATCTTCAGCAGCTACACGACACGGAGGCGGGTGACGTGGTTGTCCCCGGTGTAGTGCCGAGCTTGAGTCGAACACCTGGGGCAATCACTTCGCTGGGACCGGCCAAAGCTGCGGGAGCCACCCGCATCCTGACAGAACTACTCGATCTGAGCGCTGATCAGATCGCCGAGTTACGGGATGCCGGAGTTATTGATACCGAGTGA
- a CDS encoding ABC transporter ATP-binding protein, whose translation MEELNVDAAQWGHSRELTDRTHHLAGAENALLRADEVMAGYLPGVNILNSCDFYVDKGELVGIIGPNGAGKSTLLKAMFGLVKISSGTVQLAGEDITNLRADKLVQQGVGFVPQTNNVFPSLSVEENLQMGAYLAPKKFSERFDTVAGIFPRLAERRKQRASALSGGERQMLAMSRALMMEPSVLLLDEPSAGLSPALQDEVFVRVRDINATGVTIIMVEQNARRCLQIVHRGYVLDQGRNAYTGSGKDLIHDPKVVDLYLGTLGAERDQK comes from the coding sequence ATGGAAGAGCTCAACGTCGACGCTGCGCAATGGGGTCATTCACGAGAGCTCACCGATCGGACGCATCATCTCGCTGGAGCGGAGAACGCTTTATTGCGTGCTGATGAGGTTATGGCCGGCTACCTGCCAGGCGTCAACATTCTCAATTCCTGCGACTTCTACGTAGACAAAGGCGAACTGGTCGGCATCATCGGCCCCAACGGTGCCGGAAAGTCCACACTTCTGAAGGCGATGTTTGGGCTAGTCAAAATCTCTTCTGGCACCGTGCAACTCGCTGGCGAAGACATCACCAATCTGCGAGCAGACAAGTTAGTACAACAGGGGGTTGGTTTCGTTCCACAGACCAACAACGTCTTCCCCTCGCTGTCGGTTGAAGAAAACCTGCAGATGGGCGCTTACCTCGCTCCCAAGAAGTTCTCGGAGCGCTTTGACACCGTAGCGGGAATCTTTCCGCGTTTGGCCGAGCGGCGCAAACAGCGGGCATCCGCCCTTTCTGGCGGTGAACGGCAGATGCTCGCCATGAGTAGAGCACTCATGATGGAACCCTCCGTGCTGCTGCTGGACGAGCCCAGCGCTGGCCTGTCCCCCGCACTGCAGGATGAAGTATTCGTTCGGGTTCGCGACATCAATGCCACTGGCGTCACCATCATCATGGTGGAGCAGAATGCTCGTCGTTGCCTGCAGATCGTCCATCGTGGCTACGTACTGGATCAAGGCCGCAATGCCTATACCGGCAGCGGAAAAGACCTGATTCATGATCCCAAAGTCGTTGACCTGTATTTGGGCACCTTAGGCGCAGAGCGCGACCAGAAGTAG
- a CDS encoding ABC transporter ATP-binding protein: MSSSATTASSARAALQSVPQEPGAAKPDPILVADSVTRTFGGLTAVDVAHFEVQRGAITALIGPNGAGKTTLFNLLTGFDKPDTGEWTFEGRNLAGTSAYKVARIGMVRTFQLTKALSKMSVLDNMRLGAPQQRGESFWTSLLPFTWASQEKEITAKARDLLRHFKLADKEDDFAGSLSGGQRKLLEMARALMVDPDLVMLDEPMAGVNPALKQSLLNHIRELRDDGTTVLFVEHDMDMVRDISDWVVVMGQGRIIAEGPPEQVMMSQAVIDAYLGEHHDTSLDTGEGQ; this comes from the coding sequence ATGTCAAGTAGTGCAACCACTGCGAGCTCAGCTCGGGCAGCCCTGCAATCAGTTCCGCAAGAGCCGGGTGCAGCAAAACCGGATCCGATCTTGGTCGCAGATTCCGTTACCCGCACCTTCGGCGGTCTCACCGCCGTCGATGTTGCTCATTTCGAGGTACAGCGGGGTGCGATCACAGCCCTGATTGGGCCCAATGGCGCGGGCAAAACTACGTTGTTTAACCTGCTCACCGGATTCGACAAACCCGATACCGGTGAATGGACATTTGAAGGCCGAAACCTAGCGGGTACGTCGGCCTACAAAGTGGCCCGCATCGGAATGGTACGCACTTTCCAACTCACCAAGGCGCTATCCAAGATGTCAGTGTTGGACAACATGCGGTTAGGAGCACCGCAGCAACGAGGCGAAAGTTTCTGGACAAGTTTGTTGCCCTTCACTTGGGCAAGCCAAGAGAAGGAAATCACAGCCAAAGCGCGTGATCTACTGCGCCACTTCAAGCTGGCGGACAAAGAAGACGATTTCGCTGGCAGCCTTTCTGGTGGGCAACGCAAGCTGCTGGAGATGGCCCGAGCTCTGATGGTGGATCCCGACTTGGTGATGCTGGATGAGCCGATGGCGGGCGTGAACCCAGCCCTGAAGCAGTCGCTGCTCAACCACATTCGAGAACTCCGAGACGACGGAACCACGGTACTTTTCGTAGAGCACGACATGGATATGGTGCGTGACATTTCCGACTGGGTAGTGGTGATGGGTCAGGGTCGTATCATCGCTGAAGGCCCACCGGAGCAAGTGATGATGTCGCAGGCTGTCATTGACGCCTACCTCGGCGAGCACCATGACACCTCACTCGACACCGGCGAAGGGCAGTGA
- a CDS encoding branched-chain amino acid ABC transporter permease, with product MDFNLIISQAITQGIGVQAVIFALAAIGLNVHFGYTGLLNFGQAGFLAVGAYGLGVTVTTLGLSFWLGLVVGLGAAVVFALLLGIPTLRLRADYLAIVTIAAAEIIRLTARSVTLRDVFGGSDGINRFANEFYALNPFDSGLALGPINFSRNDLFVVVVGWILVAVACLIVFLSMRAPWGRVLKGIREDEDAVRSLGKNVYSYKLQALVLGGVLGCLGGFVFAVSSQSVQPDNYGTDLTFFAWAALILGGAARVFGPVLGSIIFWFLLVLFDVALSEAVRSGLITFIDGTQVGQIRFWILGLSLMLLMIFRPQGILGDKRELAFDVK from the coding sequence ATGGACTTCAACCTCATTATCAGCCAAGCCATCACTCAGGGCATTGGTGTCCAAGCAGTCATTTTCGCGCTGGCTGCTATCGGCCTGAACGTGCACTTCGGCTACACCGGGCTGCTGAACTTCGGTCAGGCGGGATTCTTGGCAGTCGGGGCCTACGGCCTAGGCGTCACCGTCACCACCCTAGGGCTCTCCTTCTGGCTAGGTCTGGTCGTGGGCCTTGGTGCGGCAGTAGTGTTCGCGCTACTGCTAGGTATTCCTACGCTGCGCCTCCGGGCCGACTATCTGGCTATCGTGACCATCGCCGCAGCGGAAATCATCCGGCTCACCGCCCGATCAGTCACCCTTCGCGACGTCTTCGGTGGTTCTGATGGAATTAATCGGTTCGCGAATGAATTCTATGCACTCAACCCATTCGATTCTGGGCTCGCCCTCGGCCCCATCAACTTCAGCCGCAACGATCTATTCGTCGTCGTGGTGGGATGGATTCTGGTCGCGGTGGCCTGCCTAATCGTGTTCCTCTCAATGCGAGCACCCTGGGGACGAGTACTCAAGGGCATTCGTGAAGATGAGGATGCCGTTCGTAGTCTTGGCAAGAACGTCTACTCCTACAAGTTGCAGGCCCTGGTACTCGGTGGCGTGCTCGGCTGCCTGGGCGGATTCGTTTTCGCAGTATCGTCGCAGTCGGTGCAGCCGGATAACTACGGCACCGACCTCACCTTCTTTGCCTGGGCCGCCCTGATCCTCGGCGGAGCAGCCCGGGTCTTCGGCCCGGTACTAGGGTCGATCATCTTCTGGTTCCTGCTGGTGCTGTTCGATGTGGCCCTGTCCGAGGCAGTGCGCAGCGGGCTAATCACTTTCATCGACGGTACCCAGGTTGGACAGATTCGCTTCTGGATCTTGGGTCTGTCCTTGATGCTATTGATGATCTTCCGGCCACAGGGGATCCTGGGAGACAAACGAGAGTTGGCCTTCGATGTCAAGTAG
- a CDS encoding branched-chain amino acid ABC transporter permease, producing MAPTAHADGAIIKGSISDPEDAPIAGVVFTVSNADGFNETTESDAEGAWVVEVPERGTYTIDIDTGTLPEGVTLTDPEKTSLTVTLLSGKKTVVFPTGEGSTGGESTVDRLLQLTVDGLVFGLVIALAGIGLSMIFGTTGLTNFSHGELVTFGAISTLIMNNFFELPFVLAAAAAMLLSALFGAFQDKILWLPLRKKGISLIAMLVVSIGLGIFLRYVYLFFLGGSTQQFREYSGQAGIAIGPVDITPKIIVATVIAIAAITAVLLWLGYSRIGKASRAISDNPALASASGINVERVINVVWAVGAGMAGLSGVLYAMNIGVTWLMGFQILLLVFASVILGGLGTAAGALVGALIVGVLIQVSTLIIPTELKNVGALFIMIVILLFRPQGLLGRSERVG from the coding sequence ATGGCACCGACAGCCCACGCAGATGGTGCCATCATCAAGGGGTCCATCAGCGATCCGGAGGACGCTCCGATCGCTGGGGTCGTCTTCACCGTGTCGAATGCGGATGGCTTCAACGAAACTACCGAATCCGACGCCGAGGGTGCTTGGGTGGTCGAAGTCCCAGAGCGGGGCACCTACACCATCGATATCGACACTGGAACTCTTCCCGAGGGAGTAACGCTCACTGATCCGGAGAAGACTTCGCTCACAGTGACCCTGCTGTCAGGTAAGAAGACTGTTGTTTTCCCAACCGGGGAAGGCAGCACTGGTGGTGAATCCACAGTCGATCGCCTGTTGCAGTTGACCGTCGATGGTCTCGTGTTCGGTCTGGTGATCGCGCTCGCTGGCATCGGCTTGTCCATGATCTTCGGCACGACTGGCCTTACAAACTTCTCGCACGGCGAGTTGGTCACCTTCGGCGCCATTTCAACGCTGATCATGAATAACTTTTTCGAGCTGCCCTTTGTCCTCGCAGCGGCTGCGGCCATGTTGCTCTCCGCTCTCTTCGGGGCGTTCCAAGACAAAATCTTGTGGCTGCCACTGCGCAAGAAGGGCATCAGCCTGATCGCTATGCTGGTGGTCTCGATCGGGCTCGGTATCTTCCTGCGCTACGTCTATCTGTTCTTCCTAGGCGGGAGCACACAGCAGTTCCGGGAATACAGCGGCCAAGCCGGTATCGCGATTGGCCCAGTGGACATCACGCCCAAGATCATTGTTGCCACGGTGATCGCGATTGCGGCGATTACCGCCGTGTTGTTGTGGTTGGGTTACTCCCGGATCGGCAAAGCCAGTAGGGCGATCTCGGACAATCCGGCGCTGGCGTCCGCTTCCGGAATCAACGTTGAACGAGTCATCAACGTGGTCTGGGCCGTCGGCGCTGGTATGGCCGGACTGTCCGGGGTGTTGTACGCGATGAACATCGGTGTCACCTGGCTGATGGGCTTCCAGATTCTGCTGCTGGTGTTCGCCAGCGTGATCCTCGGCGGCCTGGGTACCGCTGCAGGTGCGCTCGTGGGTGCGCTGATTGTTGGTGTCTTGATTCAGGTGTCTACTTTGATCATTCCCACCGAACTCAAGAACGTGGGCGCGTTGTTCATCATGATCGTGATTCTGCTCTTCAGACCGCAGGGACTGCTCGGACGATCGGAACGGGTGGGCTGA
- a CDS encoding NAD kinase — protein MLLVTHTGRTEAISAAARLAAGLRSAGIAVRLPRDEFDAVAHEIFREEGAPDPGVVAQDGLEMSGLCDLVVVVGGDGTILRAAEYAVPAGLPLLGVNLGHVGFLAEAESDDVPYVVASIVDRSYRVEDRTALSVRVLRGYKEIWSTWALNEASLEKAARERMIDVLVEIGGRPLSRWGCDGLIVATPTGSTAYAWSTGGPVVWPVVQAMLVSPISAHALFARPMVVDPSTTVAITVQDDSPEALLWADGRRMIDLLPRDRVEVTVLATPVHFARLHESQFTDRLVAKFDLPVSGWRGRGVTG, from the coding sequence GTGCTGCTGGTTACCCACACGGGCCGGACAGAGGCCATCTCTGCTGCCGCGCGATTAGCGGCTGGTCTGCGGTCCGCAGGGATTGCGGTGCGGCTACCTCGTGACGAGTTCGATGCGGTGGCGCACGAGATTTTTCGTGAAGAGGGCGCACCGGATCCGGGGGTGGTCGCACAAGATGGACTAGAGATGTCGGGTCTTTGCGATCTCGTGGTCGTGGTTGGTGGAGACGGCACGATTCTCCGGGCTGCCGAGTACGCAGTCCCCGCCGGACTACCGCTGCTGGGAGTGAATCTCGGTCATGTCGGATTCCTCGCGGAGGCGGAATCTGATGATGTGCCCTATGTCGTGGCCAGCATCGTGGATCGCAGTTACCGGGTAGAGGATCGGACGGCACTGTCAGTGCGTGTGCTGCGCGGGTATAAGGAAATCTGGTCTACCTGGGCACTGAACGAAGCCAGTTTGGAAAAGGCTGCCAGGGAACGAATGATTGATGTGCTGGTGGAAATCGGCGGTCGGCCACTCTCTCGCTGGGGCTGTGATGGTCTGATCGTTGCCACCCCCACGGGATCAACGGCCTATGCCTGGTCGACCGGCGGACCGGTGGTGTGGCCGGTAGTTCAGGCGATGCTGGTGTCACCGATCAGCGCCCACGCCCTGTTTGCCCGACCCATGGTGGTGGATCCAAGCACTACCGTAGCCATCACCGTGCAGGACGATTCTCCAGAGGCACTGCTGTGGGCAGACGGCCGCCGCATGATCGATCTGCTGCCGCGCGACCGAGTCGAGGTGACTGTCTTGGCAACGCCAGTTCACTTTGCCCGGCTGCACGAGTCGCAATTCACAGATCGGCTCGTGGCTAAGTTCGACCTACCAGTGAGTGGTTGGCGAGGCAGGGGAGTGACCGGATGA
- the recN gene encoding DNA repair protein RecN has protein sequence MIAELNIRGLGVIAECELQFSSGMIAFTGETGAGKTLLVGALGLVLGDRADTGMVAGERADVSATVLVDPAGATGRRVTDAGGVVEPDGAVTVSRSVLASGRARAALGGAAVPVALVRELGDGIAQRHSQSDQLQLRSRKRQRQSLDAFGGHKLAAALKNYQQDYQQYLAAIDRLAQLQRQRSEQESRLAELHEGLAEVAEVRPKPGEENEVPQQILRLANVEQLAEGLSAALTIVAGAEDGVLEDLAAAQQSVARAARLDADLTPLVERLGEAALLLDDIVAELNRYASDLAPDPSALAELQRRKASLTKLQRDFGPTLTDVLAWEDHARTEVAELTDAADTEEAAQEEIAELLQRLEKRAAELSELREAAAERLSAAVTTELRELAMPDAMFRAEVAQQEAETGLRLPDGRTVAFGATGVDTVDFRLQPHPGGHWSPIGEGASGGELSRIMLALEVVLAESDPPAVFVFDEVDSGIGGKTAVEVGRRLARLADHSQVLVVTHLPQVAVFADQHVVVSKGTDGRVTRSTVMEVAGEQRSRELARMLSGSDDSATATAHAAELLDVATKHRETRI, from the coding sequence ATGATTGCCGAACTCAATATTCGCGGCTTAGGCGTGATCGCCGAGTGCGAGTTGCAGTTCAGTTCCGGCATGATCGCATTTACCGGTGAGACCGGTGCCGGTAAGACATTGCTGGTGGGCGCCCTGGGTCTGGTGCTGGGCGACCGAGCGGATACCGGCATGGTGGCTGGTGAACGAGCAGATGTGTCGGCGACGGTGTTGGTGGATCCCGCTGGGGCCACGGGCCGGCGAGTTACCGACGCTGGTGGCGTCGTGGAGCCTGACGGTGCGGTAACCGTGTCACGTTCGGTGCTAGCAAGTGGTCGGGCCCGGGCAGCCTTAGGCGGCGCGGCGGTGCCGGTGGCACTCGTGCGTGAGTTAGGTGACGGTATCGCGCAGCGCCATTCACAAAGTGACCAACTGCAGTTGCGGTCCCGGAAACGCCAGCGGCAATCGTTAGACGCCTTCGGTGGCCATAAACTGGCAGCCGCGCTAAAAAATTACCAGCAGGACTACCAGCAGTACTTGGCCGCAATCGACCGACTGGCGCAGCTTCAGCGGCAGCGCAGCGAGCAGGAGTCTCGGCTAGCGGAACTCCACGAGGGACTAGCGGAAGTTGCGGAAGTCCGACCCAAGCCGGGTGAGGAAAACGAGGTTCCGCAGCAGATCCTGCGATTGGCAAATGTAGAACAGTTGGCTGAGGGCTTATCCGCAGCCCTGACCATCGTGGCAGGTGCAGAGGACGGGGTCCTGGAGGATCTAGCCGCAGCCCAGCAATCTGTGGCGCGCGCTGCTCGGCTGGATGCCGATTTGACGCCGCTAGTTGAGCGGCTCGGTGAGGCAGCGTTGCTGCTGGATGACATCGTGGCGGAGTTGAATCGCTACGCCAGCGACCTGGCACCAGATCCCAGTGCGCTGGCTGAACTCCAGCGTCGCAAGGCCTCGCTGACGAAGTTGCAGCGAGATTTCGGCCCCACCCTGACAGATGTGTTGGCCTGGGAAGACCACGCGCGCACCGAGGTTGCCGAACTCACCGATGCTGCTGACACCGAGGAGGCGGCTCAGGAGGAGATTGCGGAACTGCTGCAGCGGCTCGAGAAGCGGGCTGCGGAACTGTCTGAGCTGCGGGAAGCTGCAGCGGAGCGGCTGAGTGCTGCGGTGACCACTGAACTACGCGAACTGGCTATGCCGGATGCGATGTTTCGCGCAGAGGTGGCCCAACAGGAAGCAGAGACCGGACTGAGGCTTCCCGACGGTCGCACGGTGGCCTTCGGCGCCACTGGCGTCGACACGGTGGATTTCCGGTTGCAGCCTCACCCCGGTGGTCACTGGTCGCCGATTGGAGAGGGGGCCAGCGGTGGCGAGTTGTCTCGCATCATGTTGGCGCTCGAGGTGGTGCTGGCGGAGTCGGACCCGCCGGCAGTTTTCGTTTTCGATGAAGTTGACTCCGGGATTGGCGGCAAGACTGCCGTTGAAGTGGGGAGAAGACTTGCCCGATTGGCGGATCATTCGCAGGTGCTAGTCGTGACTCATTTACCGCAAGTGGCGGTGTTCGCTGACCAACATGTCGTAGTAAGCAAGGGAACAGATGGGCGAGTGACTCGATCTACGGTGATGGAAGTGGCCGGGGAGCAGCGCAGTCGGGAGTTGGCGCGCATGCTGTCAGGCAGTGACGATTCTGCGACAGCGACCGCCCATGCTGCCGAGCTTCTCGACGTGGCCACCAAGCATCGCGAGACCCGGATCTAG